One window from the genome of Rufibacter tibetensis encodes:
- the lepA gene encoding translation elongation factor 4: protein MKNIRNFCIIAHIDHGKSTLADRLLEFTSSVTAREMQNQLLDNMDLERERGITIKSHAIQMNYNYKGEDYILNLIDTPGHVDFSYEVSRSIAACEGALLIVDASQGIEAQTISNLYLAIGNDLEIIPVLNKIDLPHAMPEEVSDQIIDLIGCEKEDIIHASGKAGIGIEDILAAICDRIPAPKGDPDAPLQALIFDSVFNSYRGIEVYFRIMNGTLRKGDKVKFIATGKQYEADEIGVLKLNQEPKQVMGAGNVGYLISGIKNAKEVKVGDTITHAANPDTIQIQGFEEVKPMVFAGIYPVETTEYEELRSSMEKLQLNDASLVWEPETSAALGFGFRCGFLGMLHMEIVQERLEREFDMTVITTVPSVQFKAFTTKDGEIKVNAPSEMPEPNYIDHIEEPFIKAQIISKAEYIGPIISLCMDKRAILKAQNFLTSDRVELIFEMPLAEIVFDFFDKLKTISRGYASLDYELIGFRESHMVKLDIMLNGEKVDALSAIVHRDKAYDWGKRLCEKLQELLPRQMFEIAIQAAIGQKIIARETVKALRKNVLAKCYGGDISRKRKLLEKQKKGKKRMRQVGNVEIPQEAFLAVLKLD, encoded by the coding sequence ATGAAGAACATCCGCAATTTTTGCATCATTGCGCATATTGACCACGGCAAGAGTACCCTAGCTGACCGTCTGTTGGAGTTTACCTCCTCGGTGACCGCGCGGGAAATGCAGAACCAACTTTTAGATAACATGGACCTGGAGCGGGAACGCGGCATCACTATCAAGAGCCACGCCATCCAGATGAACTATAATTACAAGGGGGAAGATTATATTCTGAACCTGATTGACACGCCGGGCCACGTGGACTTTAGCTACGAGGTTTCTCGTTCCATTGCCGCTTGTGAAGGCGCGTTGTTGATTGTGGACGCGTCACAGGGGATAGAAGCCCAGACCATTTCTAACCTTTACTTGGCTATTGGAAATGACCTGGAAATCATTCCGGTGTTGAACAAGATTGACTTGCCTCACGCCATGCCTGAAGAGGTAAGTGACCAGATCATTGACCTGATTGGCTGCGAAAAAGAAGACATCATTCATGCCTCGGGGAAGGCAGGTATTGGCATTGAAGACATTCTGGCTGCAATCTGTGACCGTATTCCGGCTCCTAAAGGAGACCCAGATGCTCCATTGCAAGCCTTGATCTTTGACTCCGTATTTAACTCGTACCGCGGCATTGAGGTGTATTTCCGGATCATGAACGGTACATTGCGCAAAGGCGATAAAGTAAAATTCATAGCCACCGGCAAGCAGTACGAAGCCGATGAAATTGGCGTTTTGAAACTAAACCAGGAACCTAAGCAGGTGATGGGTGCGGGTAATGTAGGGTACCTGATCTCGGGTATTAAAAACGCAAAAGAAGTAAAAGTAGGAGATACCATTACCCACGCTGCCAATCCAGATACCATCCAGATTCAAGGTTTTGAAGAGGTAAAACCGATGGTATTTGCGGGTATCTACCCGGTAGAAACCACTGAGTACGAAGAACTGCGTTCCTCTATGGAGAAGCTTCAGTTGAACGATGCCTCCCTGGTATGGGAACCGGAAACTTCAGCGGCATTGGGCTTCGGGTTCCGTTGTGGCTTCCTGGGCATGCTCCATATGGAGATTGTGCAGGAGCGTCTTGAGCGAGAGTTTGACATGACAGTGATCACCACGGTGCCCAGTGTGCAGTTCAAGGCCTTTACCACCAAAGACGGCGAGATCAAAGTGAATGCGCCGTCTGAAATGCCGGAGCCAAACTACATTGACCACATTGAGGAACCATTCATCAAGGCGCAGATCATCTCCAAAGCGGAGTACATCGGTCCGATCATCTCTTTGTGTATGGACAAGCGTGCTATTCTTAAGGCTCAGAACTTCCTGACTTCAGACCGGGTGGAGTTGATCTTTGAGATGCCCTTGGCCGAGATCGTGTTTGACTTCTTTGATAAACTAAAAACCATCAGCCGCGGCTATGCCTCTCTGGACTATGAACTCATCGGGTTCCGTGAGTCGCACATGGTGAAGCTGGATATCATGCTCAATGGGGAGAAGGTAGATGCCCTGAGCGCAATTGTACACCGTGACAAAGCTTATGACTGGGGCAAACGCCTGTGTGAGAAATTGCAGGAGTTATTACCGCGCCAGATGTTTGAGATTGCTATTCAGGCAGCCATAGGGCAGAAGATCATTGCCCGTGAGACCGTGAAGGCACTTAGAAAGAACGTTTTGGCTAAATGCTACGGGGGTGATATCTCTCGTAAGCGGAAGCTTTTGGAAAAACAGAAGAAAGGGAAGAAGCGTATGCGCCAAGTAGGCAACGTGGAGATTCCGCAGGAAGCCTTCCTGGCAGTTCTTAAACTCGATTGA
- a CDS encoding DUF4184 family protein, translating into MPFTFSHPAVILPLKSVSGEKVSLTALAIGSMAPDFEFFFRMRAETDISHTLKGIFLFDIPVVILMAFLYHCWVRNPLIDHLPPFIRNRFSVYKGFDWLTYFKQNWLIVITSAFLGTVTHFLCDDFTHHYGWTANNFALLNSSYTLLGYSIPGYHILQYFSSLVLGIFLIVEALKLPLASKEGLQSTFFLYWGIVVLITVPTFILRFAIRDRELTMDDTIMTAIAAGLLGLLVSTSVINFSKK; encoded by the coding sequence ATGCCATTCACGTTTTCCCACCCCGCGGTCATACTCCCCTTAAAATCTGTCTCAGGAGAGAAGGTCTCCTTAACAGCTTTAGCTATTGGCAGCATGGCACCAGATTTTGAGTTCTTTTTCAGAATGAGGGCCGAAACGGACATCAGCCACACGCTTAAAGGCATATTCCTGTTTGACATTCCGGTGGTTATACTGATGGCCTTTCTATACCACTGCTGGGTAAGGAATCCTTTGATAGACCATCTGCCTCCTTTTATTCGCAACAGGTTTTCAGTGTACAAAGGCTTTGATTGGCTAACCTACTTCAAACAAAACTGGCTGATTGTGATCACCTCAGCCTTTTTGGGCACAGTGACCCATTTCCTTTGTGATGATTTTACCCATCATTATGGCTGGACGGCAAATAACTTTGCCCTTCTAAACTCATCTTATACACTATTAGGGTACTCTATTCCAGGTTATCACATTTTACAGTACTTCAGCAGTTTAGTTTTGGGGATTTTCTTAATTGTGGAAGCTTTGAAGCTGCCTCTTGCCTCAAAAGAAGGGTTGCAATCAACCTTTTTCCTCTACTGGGGAATTGTCGTGCTTATCACCGTGCCAACCTTTATATTAAGGTTTGCCATAAGAGACCGAGAATTGACCATGGATGACACCATCATGACCGCCATTGCCGCCGGGTTGCTGGGGTTACTTGTGTCTACGTCAGTGATTAACTTTTCTAAAAAGTAG
- a CDS encoding bifunctional 5,10-methylenetetrahydrofolate dehydrogenase/5,10-methenyltetrahydrofolate cyclohydrolase, with product MTLLDGKKTSEAIQSEIAAEVTEIKAKGGKAPHLAAILVGKDGGSMTYVNNKVLACERVGFASTLLHYGDDITEEALLTKIKEINENPDIDGLIVQLPLPKHISSDKVLEVMDYKKDVDGFHPVNVGRMVAGLPAYLPATPYGIMQLLERYNIDTKGKHCVVVGRSNIVGTPISILMSKCTLPGEATVTICHRNTVDLASHTRQADILIVAVGKPGLITADMVKEGAVVIDVGTTRVTDATRERGWRLRGDVDFENVAPKCSYITPVPGGVGPLTISMLLKNTLRAAKKEVYS from the coding sequence ATGACCCTTTTAGACGGAAAGAAAACTTCTGAGGCCATTCAAAGTGAAATTGCTGCGGAGGTAACCGAAATCAAAGCAAAAGGTGGCAAGGCTCCACATCTAGCGGCCATTCTGGTTGGCAAAGATGGTGGTTCAATGACATATGTAAATAACAAGGTGTTGGCGTGTGAGCGCGTAGGTTTTGCCTCCACGTTGCTCCACTACGGGGATGACATCACAGAAGAAGCCCTTCTGACCAAGATAAAAGAGATCAACGAAAACCCAGACATTGACGGGTTGATTGTTCAGTTGCCGCTTCCAAAACACATCAGTTCAGATAAAGTGCTGGAGGTCATGGACTACAAAAAAGACGTAGACGGTTTCCACCCAGTAAACGTGGGCCGTATGGTAGCAGGTTTACCGGCCTACCTGCCTGCTACCCCGTACGGCATCATGCAGCTGCTGGAGCGGTATAACATTGACACCAAAGGCAAGCATTGTGTGGTAGTGGGCCGCAGCAATATTGTGGGTACCCCCATCAGCATCTTAATGAGCAAGTGCACCCTTCCTGGCGAGGCCACGGTGACCATTTGCCATCGTAATACCGTAGATCTGGCCAGTCATACCCGTCAGGCTGATATCTTGATTGTAGCTGTGGGTAAACCAGGGCTTATTACAGCCGACATGGTGAAGGAAGGAGCTGTAGTAATTGACGTGGGAACTACCCGCGTAACAGATGCCACTCGTGAAAGAGGCTGGCGTTTACGTGGGGATGTGGACTTTGAGAACGTTGCGCCTAAGTGCAGCTACATCACTCCTGTGCCGGGAGGCGTAGGACCGCTAACCATCTCCATGTTGTTAAAGAACACCCTGCGAGCGGCCAAAAAAGAAGTATATTCTTAA
- the thrC gene encoding threonine synthase codes for MNYYSTNDSAAEMSFKEAVIKGLPHDKGLFFPKEIPSLPASFFEQLPSLSLPAIAFEVLQPFVAPDITAEDLQKICDEVFTFPIPLVEVEKNIYSLELFHGPTCAFKDVGARFMSRCLQAFAEPDRPVTVLVATSGDTGSAVANGFLGLENIDVVVVYPQLGVSEIQEMQFTTLGQNTSAVGIEGTFDDCQALVKQAFSDEELNQKKNLSSANSINVARWLPQMVYYFHAWGQWKNLNPEAEEVTIAVPSGNFGNLAAGLLARQMGLPVTYFVAATNRNKIVPDYLETGVYTPASSVCTIANAMDVGSPNNFPRIQELFGDDLEALQKVVKGFWVDDEKIKSTIKLVHQENGYMLDPHGAIGYLSLQQLLPDLKTPGIFLETAHPAKFKKSMEEVLGQEIELPEQLKVFKGRQKQVTDMPNDFAGFKMLLMQEHKEGTL; via the coding sequence ATGAACTACTATAGCACCAACGACTCCGCAGCGGAGATGAGTTTCAAAGAAGCGGTCATCAAGGGACTGCCCCATGACAAAGGCCTCTTCTTCCCAAAGGAGATTCCCTCCTTACCTGCTTCTTTCTTTGAGCAGCTGCCTTCCCTCTCCCTGCCAGCCATTGCCTTTGAAGTATTACAGCCTTTTGTAGCACCAGATATCACGGCTGAAGACTTGCAGAAAATTTGCGACGAGGTGTTTACGTTTCCTATTCCGCTGGTGGAAGTAGAGAAAAACATCTACTCCTTAGAGCTCTTTCACGGTCCTACCTGCGCTTTCAAAGATGTGGGTGCTCGCTTTATGTCAAGATGCCTGCAAGCCTTTGCAGAGCCGGACAGACCCGTAACTGTCTTGGTAGCAACATCCGGAGATACCGGCAGCGCAGTGGCCAACGGGTTCTTAGGTTTGGAAAACATTGACGTGGTAGTGGTGTACCCACAGTTAGGTGTAAGCGAAATCCAGGAAATGCAGTTCACCACGCTAGGGCAAAACACCAGCGCGGTAGGGATTGAAGGTACCTTTGATGATTGCCAAGCCCTTGTGAAACAGGCCTTTTCAGACGAAGAGCTAAACCAAAAGAAGAACCTATCTTCGGCTAACTCCATCAACGTGGCCCGCTGGCTCCCTCAGATGGTGTACTACTTCCACGCCTGGGGACAATGGAAAAACCTAAACCCTGAAGCAGAGGAAGTGACCATTGCCGTACCTAGCGGAAACTTCGGGAACCTGGCGGCTGGCTTGCTGGCCCGCCAAATGGGTCTGCCGGTGACGTACTTTGTGGCGGCCACCAACCGCAACAAGATTGTTCCGGATTATCTGGAGACTGGGGTGTACACTCCTGCTTCTTCGGTATGCACCATCGCCAACGCCATGGATGTGGGTAGCCCGAATAATTTCCCCCGCATACAGGAGCTTTTTGGAGATGACCTGGAGGCCCTGCAGAAAGTAGTGAAAGGTTTTTGGGTCGATGACGAAAAAATCAAAAGCACCATCAAACTGGTGCACCAGGAAAACGGCTATATGTTAGACCCGCATGGCGCTATTGGATACTTAAGCTTACAGCAGTTACTTCCAGACCTGAAGACACCCGGTATTTTTCTGGAAACGGCGCATCCGGCCAAGTTCAAGAAAAGCATGGAAGAAGTTTTAGGGCAGGAAATTGAGTTACCAGAGCAACTAAAGGTATTTAAAGGCAGACAGAAACAGGTTACCGATATGCCCAATGACTTTGCTGGTTTTAAGATGCTCTTGATGCAGGAACATAAAGAAGGTACTCTATAG
- a CDS encoding homoserine kinase produces MNENEFVKAYAPATVANVCCGFDVLGFALDQPGDEVWARKSETHGITISDIKGIENLSFDPKENVIGVVAQKMLDTLGLSTGIELQLHKGMPVGSGLGSSAASSAAAAFAVNQVLGSPFTVQELVTYAMEGERKASGSAHADNVAPSLLGGFVLVRDYEPLDVVPLGVPLELYCTILYPQIELKTSLSRSILKQEIPLKKGIRQWGNLAGLMAGLLKKDYDLIGRSLHDEIFEPERSVLIPLFKQVKAAAIKAGALGGGISGSGPSIFALSASMQQAQAVKEAMEAIYAGSGIETKTYVSQVPEQGVRLVAQSTFQPALPL; encoded by the coding sequence ATGAACGAGAATGAATTTGTCAAAGCCTATGCGCCAGCTACCGTAGCCAATGTGTGTTGCGGCTTTGACGTATTGGGGTTCGCCCTGGACCAACCCGGTGATGAAGTCTGGGCCCGAAAATCAGAAACTCACGGCATCACCATCTCAGACATTAAGGGCATAGAAAATCTTTCATTTGACCCGAAGGAAAACGTAATTGGAGTGGTGGCCCAGAAAATGCTGGACACCTTGGGCCTTTCTACCGGAATAGAACTGCAGTTGCACAAAGGAATGCCGGTAGGCAGCGGCTTGGGCAGCAGTGCTGCCAGTTCAGCCGCCGCCGCTTTTGCAGTAAACCAAGTACTGGGCTCCCCCTTTACCGTGCAGGAATTAGTTACCTATGCTATGGAGGGGGAACGCAAAGCCTCTGGCTCAGCTCATGCTGATAATGTGGCTCCTTCCCTGCTGGGTGGCTTTGTGTTGGTGCGCGACTATGAACCTTTAGATGTGGTGCCCCTGGGTGTTCCCCTGGAGCTATACTGCACCATCTTGTACCCGCAGATAGAACTGAAAACCTCTCTTTCCCGCAGTATTCTGAAACAGGAGATCCCTTTAAAAAAAGGCATCCGGCAGTGGGGCAATCTGGCTGGTTTAATGGCTGGTTTATTGAAAAAGGACTACGATTTAATTGGCCGCAGTTTGCACGATGAAATCTTTGAACCAGAACGTTCCGTGCTCATTCCCCTATTCAAGCAAGTGAAAGCCGCTGCTATAAAAGCTGGGGCATTAGGTGGCGGTATCTCTGGATCGGGCCCTTCTATCTTCGCTTTGTCTGCCTCAATGCAACAAGCACAGGCGGTGAAAGAAGCAATGGAAGCTATTTACGCCGGAAGCGGCATTGAAACCAAAACGTACGTATCACAGGTGCCGGAACAAGGTGTTCGCCTGGTGGCACAATCAACTTTCCAACCTGCTTTGCCTTTATGA
- a CDS encoding aspartate kinase: MLVLKFGGTSVANAGAIRQLISILQEKQNPRMLVVVSAMSKVTDMLISLYQKAASHDVSYLELLSQLEAKHMEAIEDLVPMSQQIDIKGRIKMIFRELEDVCRGVYLLDELSDSTKARVMAYGERLSSAIVSVAFQHHGLPNELVDSRDYIVTDNTYLNAKVNLKATYGLMQEQLPKVELIVAPGFISRSQDGKTTVLGRGGSDYTASLYAAALQADLLEIWSDVDGMYTTDPRKASAAYSIEELSYEEAMELAYFGAKVLYPPTIAPLVAAKIPLVLKNTFNPAHKGTLISSTPAPSPQNVKGISCIDHMAVLTVSGSGMVGVPGVAMRLFKAVAQECINIYFITQSSSEQSITIGLSEAEGEKAVQAITQEFADDIAQELLNPVSLETPMSIVAIVGNGMIKQPGIAGKAFSLLGDNGINIRAIAQGATERIISVVLNSPDAHRAVNLLHDRFFLPISEDSEVALA, from the coding sequence ATGCTGGTTTTAAAATTTGGAGGTACCTCCGTTGCCAATGCTGGCGCCATCCGTCAACTCATCTCCATTCTGCAGGAGAAGCAAAACCCAAGAATGCTGGTGGTAGTTTCTGCCATGTCTAAAGTCACGGATATGCTCATTAGCCTCTACCAGAAAGCGGCATCTCATGATGTGTCTTACCTGGAACTGCTCTCCCAACTGGAGGCAAAGCACATGGAGGCCATTGAAGACCTGGTGCCCATGAGCCAGCAAATCGATATCAAGGGCCGGATCAAGATGATTTTCAGGGAACTGGAGGATGTGTGCCGGGGCGTTTATTTGCTGGATGAACTCAGCGACAGCACTAAAGCACGGGTCATGGCCTACGGCGAGAGATTGTCTTCGGCTATTGTTTCAGTAGCGTTTCAGCACCATGGGTTGCCTAATGAACTGGTAGATAGCCGCGATTACATTGTCACAGACAATACCTACCTGAATGCTAAGGTGAACCTGAAGGCTACCTACGGCCTCATGCAGGAGCAATTGCCAAAGGTAGAGCTCATTGTAGCCCCTGGGTTCATTTCCCGTTCGCAAGATGGTAAAACCACTGTGTTGGGCCGGGGAGGTTCTGATTACACTGCCTCCTTATATGCCGCCGCCCTGCAAGCTGATTTGCTTGAAATCTGGTCTGACGTAGACGGTATGTACACCACAGACCCACGGAAAGCCAGTGCCGCTTATTCTATAGAGGAACTGAGTTACGAGGAGGCCATGGAGTTAGCCTACTTCGGTGCGAAGGTGTTGTACCCTCCTACCATTGCGCCGCTGGTGGCTGCTAAAATCCCATTGGTGCTGAAGAACACGTTTAACCCGGCGCATAAAGGAACCCTTATCTCTTCTACTCCGGCTCCAAGCCCACAGAACGTGAAAGGGATTTCCTGCATTGACCACATGGCGGTGCTTACTGTAAGCGGAAGCGGAATGGTGGGCGTACCCGGCGTGGCGATGCGCTTGTTTAAAGCAGTGGCCCAAGAGTGCATTAACATTTACTTCATTACCCAGTCCTCTTCAGAGCAAAGCATCACCATAGGCTTGTCTGAGGCGGAAGGAGAAAAAGCGGTGCAGGCCATCACCCAGGAGTTTGCCGACGATATTGCGCAGGAGTTGTTAAACCCCGTAAGCCTAGAAACGCCAATGAGCATTGTGGCCATTGTGGGGAACGGCATGATCAAACAACCTGGCATTGCCGGCAAAGCCTTTTCCCTGCTGGGAGACAATGGCATTAACATCAGGGCCATCGCGCAAGGAGCCACTGAGCGCATTATCTCTGTAGTCCTTAACTCCCCAGATGCGCATAGAGCCGTAAATTTACTTCACGATCGCTTTTTTCTACCGATTTCAGAGGACTCAGAAGTGGCACTGGCGTAA
- a CDS encoding 7-carboxy-7-deazaguanine synthase QueE, which yields MEHFYTIQGEGYHTGKAAYFIRLGGCDIGCHWCDVKESWDANLHPLTDTDWIVQQAEQYPGKAVVVTGGEPLLYNLDYLTSELQKRGIQTFIETSGAYPLSGTWDWICLSPKKFKGPHPTVQPQAGELKVIVFNKSDFAWAEEHAAQVGPETRLFLQPEWSKADQMMPLIVEYVKNNPKWRISLQTHKFLNIP from the coding sequence ATGGAGCACTTCTACACCATACAGGGAGAAGGCTACCACACTGGCAAGGCTGCTTATTTTATCAGGTTGGGGGGCTGTGACATTGGATGCCACTGGTGCGACGTAAAAGAATCCTGGGATGCCAACCTGCACCCACTCACCGATACTGACTGGATTGTACAACAGGCAGAACAGTATCCGGGTAAGGCGGTAGTGGTAACCGGTGGGGAACCCCTGCTTTATAACTTGGACTACCTTACCTCAGAATTACAGAAAAGAGGCATCCAGACGTTTATAGAAACCTCAGGCGCTTATCCTTTAAGTGGCACCTGGGACTGGATTTGTCTTTCCCCTAAAAAATTCAAGGGGCCACACCCAACGGTGCAGCCGCAGGCGGGTGAATTGAAGGTGATCGTGTTCAACAAAAGCGACTTTGCCTGGGCTGAAGAACATGCCGCACAAGTAGGTCCTGAAACGCGTCTGTTCCTGCAACCTGAATGGAGCAAGGCTGATCAAATGATGCCGCTTATTGTAGAGTATGTGAAAAACAACCCTAAATGGCGCATCTCTTTACAAACCCATAAATTCCTGAACATACCCTAG
- a CDS encoding OmpA family protein, with protein sequence MLLFSRLCLFLLLFIGVTSTSVGQKAAGGSVNSKAQKSFDEGIKYVQARNFEKALESFNEATKRDTTFGEAYVQAAGLYRILQKEEEAYQNYRRGLPKMEVKPSMYADFFNFAELAFARGRYDEASTFYDRFLQFGKKNTPQARHAAQQLKNVTFAQKAIKEPVNFNPKPLGDVVNKFGLQYSPVLTTDQNALLFTAREGSGPLDDEDLFLAYRKEGQWQAPVSVSTAINSELNEGAASLSGDGRVLVFTSCNRQDSYGSCDLYISYREGNEWSKPKNMGRNVNTSSWDSQPTLSADGRTIYFASNRKGGLGGEDIWLTKQQEDGTWSIPLNLGKNVNTPGRENSPFLHASGNTLYLSSDGREGMGGLDLFKVNREKDGWGIPQNMGYPLNTHRDESSIFISPDNKTGYYSGQSAAGGKVEVALLQFEVPEVWKGKTISSFAQGRVFDAVSKKPLKATVQVYDLDSAGVITQQVRSDGTSGEYTIVLNQKQRYALYVTAPDHVLESRHISGTSTSAPLALDFYLQPLSKGAKAVLSNIFFDTGKAELRPESQTELDKLFQFLKANPKIKVEIAGHTDNVGQAAANQKLSEARAKAVVKYLVSKGAPATLFQAKGYGQTQPAAPNTSDENRQLNRRIELRIL encoded by the coding sequence ATGCTGCTTTTCTCACGTCTATGCCTTTTTCTTCTTCTGTTTATTGGGGTAACAAGTACTTCGGTAGGTCAGAAAGCAGCTGGTGGTTCTGTCAATTCAAAGGCGCAAAAATCCTTTGACGAAGGTATCAAGTACGTGCAGGCCCGCAACTTTGAAAAGGCCCTGGAGTCTTTTAATGAGGCAACTAAGCGTGACACCACGTTTGGCGAGGCATATGTGCAGGCAGCAGGTTTATACCGCATTCTACAAAAGGAAGAAGAAGCGTACCAAAACTACCGTCGCGGCTTGCCGAAGATGGAGGTCAAGCCCTCTATGTACGCTGACTTTTTCAACTTCGCGGAACTAGCTTTTGCCCGGGGCCGGTATGACGAGGCTTCCACCTTTTATGATCGATTTCTGCAGTTCGGAAAAAAGAACACTCCCCAGGCCCGGCATGCAGCCCAACAGCTCAAGAATGTCACCTTTGCCCAGAAAGCCATCAAAGAACCGGTGAACTTCAATCCCAAACCTTTGGGTGACGTGGTTAACAAATTCGGGCTGCAGTATTCTCCTGTTTTAACCACCGATCAGAACGCGCTTTTGTTTACTGCCCGTGAGGGAAGTGGCCCCTTAGACGATGAAGATTTGTTTTTGGCTTACCGAAAAGAAGGACAGTGGCAGGCACCGGTTTCTGTTTCCACGGCCATTAATTCAGAGCTGAATGAAGGAGCCGCCTCCCTTTCCGGCGACGGCCGGGTGCTGGTATTTACGTCTTGTAACCGCCAGGACTCTTACGGCTCCTGCGACCTGTACATCAGTTACCGTGAAGGCAATGAGTGGAGCAAGCCCAAGAACATGGGACGCAATGTCAATACCTCTTCCTGGGACTCTCAACCCACGCTCTCTGCTGACGGCCGCACCATTTACTTTGCCTCTAACCGAAAAGGTGGTTTGGGCGGCGAGGACATCTGGCTAACAAAACAACAGGAAGACGGCACCTGGAGCATACCCTTGAATCTCGGAAAAAATGTGAATACCCCGGGCCGGGAAAACTCCCCGTTTCTTCATGCCAGTGGCAATACTTTGTACCTTTCTTCTGATGGACGTGAGGGCATGGGTGGATTGGACTTGTTCAAGGTAAACCGGGAGAAAGACGGCTGGGGCATTCCGCAGAACATGGGCTATCCTTTGAACACCCATCGTGATGAAAGCTCTATCTTCATTTCTCCAGATAATAAAACCGGGTATTACTCGGGGCAATCAGCTGCAGGTGGTAAAGTAGAGGTAGCCTTGCTGCAGTTTGAGGTGCCTGAAGTCTGGAAAGGAAAAACCATTTCTTCCTTTGCACAAGGCCGCGTTTTTGATGCTGTTTCTAAAAAACCGTTAAAAGCGACCGTGCAGGTGTATGACCTGGACTCAGCGGGGGTGATCACGCAACAAGTACGTTCAGACGGAACTTCAGGGGAATACACCATTGTGCTGAACCAGAAGCAACGGTATGCCTTGTATGTAACCGCTCCAGACCACGTGCTGGAAAGCCGCCATATCTCGGGTACCTCCACCTCAGCACCGCTCGCGTTAGACTTCTACCTGCAACCTTTAAGCAAGGGAGCCAAAGCCGTGCTCAGCAACATTTTCTTTGATACAGGCAAAGCCGAACTGCGTCCAGAGTCACAGACGGAGTTAGACAAGCTTTTCCAGTTTCTGAAGGCAAATCCTAAAATAAAGGTGGAAATAGCTGGCCATACAGATAACGTAGGCCAAGCCGCCGCAAACCAGAAACTTTCTGAGGCCCGCGCAAAAGCGGTAGTGAAGTACCTGGTTTCGAAAGGCGCACCAGCCACGCTCTTCCAAGCCAAAGGTTATGGTCAAACCCAGCCCGCAGCGCCAAATACCTCAGACGAAAACCGGCAATTGAACCGCCGGATTGAGCTTCGAATTCTTTAA
- a CDS encoding gamma-glutamyl-gamma-aminobutyrate hydrolase family protein produces MANANQQKYSINRKRPTIGVSGPDKGGEVAWLFTAFGVLLAGGKPVHITPSFPRTADGLQGLIIGGGADVDPQTYQQESVFTEYLQRTLQHPRKNFFQRVWRFTRWIYYPALFYVRKLFSRNKPQWSLDQDRDHLEFQLIDQAVKMNLPVLGICRGSQLLNVYFRGTLHQDINCFYREEPNPSSVFPVKKVTFKPDSKLAQIIGHQKLKVNALHHQAVHTPGKGLEIVAWEANNVVQAIEHTSKEFLLGVQWHPEYLPSRVEQRRLFQALVQKAREVNRQIEAPDMENALAQPKDQALEVLESADANAVKAIESTVSK; encoded by the coding sequence GTGGCTAACGCAAACCAACAGAAGTACTCAATAAACCGCAAACGCCCAACCATTGGCGTCTCCGGGCCCGACAAGGGCGGCGAGGTGGCCTGGCTCTTTACGGCCTTTGGTGTTTTGCTGGCAGGCGGAAAACCGGTGCACATCACTCCTTCCTTCCCCCGCACCGCTGATGGTCTGCAAGGGCTCATCATTGGCGGCGGAGCCGATGTAGACCCGCAAACCTACCAACAGGAATCTGTATTCACAGAATACCTGCAACGCACCCTGCAGCACCCCAGAAAAAACTTCTTCCAAAGGGTATGGCGCTTTACCCGCTGGATCTACTACCCCGCTCTATTTTATGTCCGGAAGCTTTTCAGCCGGAACAAACCGCAATGGTCGCTAGACCAGGACCGGGACCATTTGGAATTTCAGTTGATAGATCAGGCAGTAAAAATGAATCTACCGGTGTTGGGCATCTGCCGGGGGTCACAGCTTTTGAATGTATATTTCAGAGGCACCCTGCACCAGGACATCAACTGTTTTTACCGCGAGGAGCCTAATCCGTCCAGCGTGTTCCCCGTCAAAAAAGTCACTTTCAAACCAGACAGCAAACTGGCGCAAATAATAGGACACCAAAAACTAAAAGTAAATGCCTTGCATCACCAGGCGGTGCACACTCCTGGTAAAGGGCTGGAGATAGTAGCTTGGGAGGCCAACAACGTAGTGCAGGCCATTGAGCACACAAGTAAAGAGTTCCTATTGGGTGTGCAGTGGCATCCTGAATACCTGCCCAGTCGTGTGGAGCAACGTCGCTTGTTTCAAGCCCTAGTTCAGAAAGCACGCGAAGTGAACAGGCAAATTGAAGCTCCGGATATGGAAAATGCCTTGGCCCAACCCAAAGACCAGGCACTGGAAGTGCTGGAAAGTGCAGACGCAAACGCTGTTAAAGCCATAGAAAGCACCGTAAGCAAATAA